From Bradyrhizobium sp. sBnM-33:
GGCGGGATTCGCAATCCTGAAGAACAGTTTCGAAGACGGGACGATCAGCGCAGGCGGTCTTGCCTTGGCTGCGCTCGTTCCAACCCTCGTCGCCGCTGCGGCATTTCAGTTGCTCCCGTGAATCCAGACGGAGATGTGCATGACAAACCAGGCGACAACAACTGCACCCGGCGGCATCGGGCATGATGTCGCCAGTTCGGCAACAAGAGGCATGCGCTTTCTCGCCGTCGTCGATGGCAGCGAACGCACCAATCGCGTTGTCGATTTCGTGACCGCCATAGCCCAAGGCAAGGACAATGTGGAGGCCATCATTCTGAACGTGCAGGATCGGCATTATGAGGCTCGCCTGCGCGGCTATCAGAGTTTCAAGAAGGACGAAATCGAGGACCGTCTGATCAACGATGTCGGATTGCCTATCGTCAATGCTGTGAGCAAGCGATTAGGCAAGATGGGCGTCGTTTGCCTGTCGAAGGTCAAAATTGGCGATCCGCTGCCGATAATTCTCCGGTGTGCGGCCGAAGACAAATGCGACGTTATCGTACTGGCAGATCCGCAGCCGCAATACGTGCGGCGCTGGGTACGCGCCATGGGCTTGCCGCTTGTATCTTCTATGATATCGCGCGTCATCACGGCCGCCTTGGTTCCGGTCGTGATTGTGAAATAGAAGTCCACGCTTGCCGCAGGGCCCACCACGACGTCAGCGGAACTCGATCGGCATCAGCGCCGTGCCCCTGCCACCGCACCCCAAGAAATTTTGGTAGTGGTGCCGCTGGCGGCCACCAGTTCGCGGGAACAGACTTAACCCTAACTTGGTATCGAACACTCAATC
This genomic window contains:
- a CDS encoding universal stress protein, with product MTNQATTTAPGGIGHDVASSATRGMRFLAVVDGSERTNRVVDFVTAIAQGKDNVEAIILNVQDRHYEARLRGYQSFKKDEIEDRLINDVGLPIVNAVSKRLGKMGVVCLSKVKIGDPLPIILRCAAEDKCDVIVLADPQPQYVRRWVRAMGLPLVSSMISRVITAALVPVVIVK